The Syngnathus acus chromosome 2, fSynAcu1.2, whole genome shotgun sequence genomic interval AAACGCCCGTTTTGTTTGCAACGGGGAAAGGACCCGCCTGTGGTTTTAGTGGAGAACATGGCAACATACAACATCCAAGAACCATACTAGTGTAGcccaaaatgcaaaacacGGCATGCAAAGGTTACTGGTATACAGAACTTgtcgtttttttcccttttcttttttttttttttttttttaaacactttctGACTCATTAGCTGTTTGTTTTAAGATGCACCTCGCACCACAATCATGACCAGATAGTCCTCCTCACTTTTGGCCAGAGCTTTGGCAGAGGAATCCAGAAACTGCTGGGAGAAATCACAGGGAGGGAAAGCATGGAGGACCCCCGTGGTGTCCTTATCACGACTCCCGCCCACAGGCAAGCCAATGACGCCCGCCGCCTGCTTTTGGTTGAGGTAGGACACCAGGTTGCGGAGCGGCCGCTGGGTGGAGACAGCCGGGTCGGATGACGAATCCTCTGCAGCCCCTGGAACGGCTAGAAGTACGGCGTAGCCCCCGGGGCCGGCCGCCTTGATGCGCCGGGAAACCTCGTCGAGCTTGGGCTGGTCCAGGCGGAGGCGTTGGGTGATCTTGAGCTCGCAGACCTGCTTGCCAGTGGTCCCGTCGGCGAGCAGCTCGCTGGCGACGCTGTGGTCTCCCTGCAGCAGGTGCATGTTGGCCGGGAAGTTGCTGTTTTTCAGCAGAAGCATTCCCTGCCAGGCCAGAGTCAGCTTGGTGCCGTCCAATTTGGAGGCGCTTCTGGAGGAACCCTCGGAGCGTTCTCTCTTTACCAGCCCTTTACCGCCGTCGCCAGATTTACGTTTACGCTCTCCAACCAGTGAAATGGCACAGGTTGACAGACCCTTGTCAGACAGGCCTTTGAGTCTCCGCTCTGTTCCGCCTCGCTCCAGGCTGCCATGGCGCTCTCTTGCGGGAGAAAGTCTGTCGGCTCGCGAGGGGCGCTCTGAATCGCTGAATCTTCCCCCGTCTCTGCTGCTGCCTCCTGGGCTGCCGTCCGGAGAGGGGCGTCGGCGCCTTAGTGTCCTGTCAGAGCTGTCGGGCGAGCGGTCGAGGTGGCGCCCGTCCTCCATTAGGCGCCGCTTGCGTGCAGGCTCTCGCCCGTGTAGTTCTCGCCCGTGCAGCTCTCGCCCCTGCAGCTCCCGCTCCAAAGACCAAGGCTCACGGGCCCTCCGCTCACGTTGCAAGTGCTCAAGGGGCTCAAAGGGGGCGGCCCGCACCCGCTCGCGGAGAGCCGAAGGATTAGGCCACTCGGCGCCAGAGAAGAGCTCCCTGTCTCTGAAATGAAGTGGCGGGGGAGTCCGTTCTCGAACCCTCAGAGGCTCTGGCGCACCACGGTGAACAAACGACTCGGCCACCATGTCAAAGGGGGCGATCGGGAGAGGTTGCAAGAACTGCTGCTGGTAACGATGCTCCGTGTCAGCAAAGTCCACTCGGAGTCTCCTCTCGGGGCCCCCAAGAGGGAAGCCCCGCATGTGCGTGCAGGCCGCCTGCGCTGCGTCCAGACTTTCGTACTGAATATAGGCCCAGGTGTCCCCCTTTCTGTAGTCTATAGTCCTGATGGTGCCAAAGCGATCAAATTCTCTGGCAAGGGCGGCCAAGGGCACCCAGTGTCCAAGACCCCCCACCCACAGACGTGTGGTGGGTGTGGCTTTTCCATAGCCTATCTTTATGGGGTTGCAACCCACTATTTTGCCAGACATGCTGAGCTTAGCACGATGAGCCATGTCCAGGTTCTCAAATTTCAAAAAGCCATACGTGCTGGTCTGGTCCCGCATGGGCCTCTTGATGTCCACCTCGGTGATGACGCCAAACCTGTCAAAAGCTCTTCTCAAGTCAGCTTCGGTAATCTCGGTGTCCAGGTTGCCCAGAAACAAGGTACGATTGGCTCTTTGGTCATCCTCTGGCGATATAAAATCCTCCTCGCGGAAGGCGGCCCGCTCGGCGATGAAAGCCGGCCGGGCCCGGGCC includes:
- the rbm15 gene encoding RNA-binding protein 15 gives rise to the protein MKGKERSPLKKRSRALDDIRDRGGCHPSSKKMGALSLSSGSNNNGNSSAKSDGGSTRRSLLGDKRDRDFDGHGRLGNNHSCPPSVIGSVSKNHGSLSLSLDLAAARSTSRGDQRLPALSAEGEYKTLKISDLGSQLSDEDVEDGLFHEFKKFGDVSVKLSRSNDERIAFVNFRKPEDARAAKHARGRLVLYDRPLKIEAVYINRRRSRSPIERDLYGAVPSHRHLQRPLSPTGLGYRDYRLQQLALGRLAPPPPPPLPRELERDREFALFEARARPAFIAERAAFREEDFISPEDDQRANRTLFLGNLDTEITEADLRRAFDRFGVITEVDIKRPMRDQTSTYGFLKFENLDMAHRAKLSMSGKIVGCNPIKIGYGKATPTTRLWVGGLGHWVPLAALAREFDRFGTIRTIDYRKGDTWAYIQYESLDAAQAACTHMRGFPLGGPERRLRVDFADTEHRYQQQFLQPLPIAPFDMVAESFVHRGAPEPLRVRERTPPPLHFRDRELFSGAEWPNPSALRERVRAAPFEPLEHLQRERRAREPWSLERELQGRELHGRELHGREPARKRRLMEDGRHLDRSPDSSDRTLRRRRPSPDGSPGGSSRDGGRFSDSERPSRADRLSPARERHGSLERGGTERRLKGLSDKGLSTCAISLVGERKRKSGDGGKGLVKRERSEGSSRSASKLDGTKLTLAWQGMLLLKNSNFPANMHLLQGDHSVASELLADGTTGKQVCELKITQRLRLDQPKLDEVSRRIKAAGPGGYAVLLAVPGAAEDSSSDPAVSTQRPLRNLVSYLNQKQAAGVIGLPVGGSRDKDTTGVLHAFPPCDFSQQFLDSSAKALAKSEEDYLVMIVVRGAS